TGCGGTACACGCGAATCTATCCGAGCAGTTGATTTACTTTATCGATGAACTATTGCATAGCCCGTCCAAGGTGGAATATATGCGTAGAATGGGACAAAAAATCTCCAAGCCAGATGCTGCACAACGAATTACTGAGTTTATCATGGATGATATGAATATGTTGCCAGGAAAAGTAGAATAGCTGCCTAGCCAGACAAAATGGAGGAACCCATGACTGTACCATTCGCGATATTATTTGATATGGATGGCACGTTACTGCAAACAGAAAAGCTGTCGACCCCCGCTTTTATTCGAACGTTTGACCAGCTTCGTCAAAAAGGGCTATGGCAAGGGGAAACCCCTGACGAGCGTGAACTGATCAATGTACTGGGAATGACGATCGAGCAGATCTGGGACAAATTACTGCCGGGTGCGAGTGAAGAAGCCATTCGCTCAGCAGATGCTTTCTTGCTAGACAACGAAATCCAGTTACTCAAAGAACGAGTGACCGAGCTATATCCGGATGTAAAATCAACCTTAGAAAAGCTGCATGAAAAAGGAGTTGCTTTATTTGTAGCAAGCAATGGGCAGGAAGAGTACATCGATGCCATTTGTCAGGCATACGAGTTAAAGCCGCTGATGACAGACCTGTACTCGGCTGGTCGTTTCCGCACGCATTCCAAAAATGACCTGGTTGCAAAATTGTTGTCTGATTACAAAATTGGGCAGGCCATCATGGTAGGAGATCGTCACTCCGACGTGGAAGCAGGCAAGACAAACGGTTTATTTACCATTGGATGCGACTTTGGTTTTGCGAAACCAGGCGAGCTTGATGGGGCAGATGTTATTATCACCAGCTTCTCTCAGCTACTGAATCATTTGCCAGCAATCGACACCAATAAGCAAGAACAAGCATAAACCATTCCTCAGGGAGTGGTTTTTTTGTTGATCATGTCC
The window above is part of the Brevibacillus brevis NBRC 100599 genome. Proteins encoded here:
- a CDS encoding HAD hydrolase-like protein, whose translation is MTVPFAILFDMDGTLLQTEKLSTPAFIRTFDQLRQKGLWQGETPDERELINVLGMTIEQIWDKLLPGASEEAIRSADAFLLDNEIQLLKERVTELYPDVKSTLEKLHEKGVALFVASNGQEEYIDAICQAYELKPLMTDLYSAGRFRTHSKNDLVAKLLSDYKIGQAIMVGDRHSDVEAGKTNGLFTIGCDFGFAKPGELDGADVIITSFSQLLNHLPAIDTNKQEQA